A genomic window from Stigmatopora argus isolate UIUO_Sarg chromosome 13, RoL_Sarg_1.0, whole genome shotgun sequence includes:
- the LOC144087092 gene encoding gamma-crystallin M3-like isoform X1 → MGRITFYEERHFQGRFYECVGDCSDMSSYLSRCQSCRVENGCFMVYERPNFMGTQYFMRRGEYADSMSMMGMRDCIRSCRAIPMQHRGQFRMKIFERENLSGQSHDLQEDCDDIMDRFRMNDCMSCQVTDGHWLMFEHPQFSGKMMYVRPGDYRSFREIGLNSMRFMSMRRIMDI, encoded by the exons ATGGGCAGG ATCACCTTCTACGAGGAGCGGCACTTCCAGGGGCGTTTCTATGAGTGTGTGGGCGACTGCTCCGACATGTCCTCCTACCTGAGCAGGTGCCAGTCTTGTCGGGTTGAAAATGGCTGTTTTATGGTCTATGAGCGCCCTAACTTCATGGGTACCCAGTACTTCATGAGAAGGGGCGAGTACGCTGATTCCATGAGCATGATGGGCATGAGAGACTGCATCAGGTCTTGTCGCGCAATCCCCATG CAGCACAGAGGCCAGTTTAGGATGAAGATCTTTGAGAGGGAGAACTTGAGCGGCCAGTCCCATGACCTACAGGAGGACTGTGATGATATAATGGACCGCTTCCGCATGAACGACTGCATGTCCTGTCAGGTGACGGATGGGCACTGGCTGATGTTTGAGCATCCCCAGTTCAGTGGAAAGATGATGTATGTGAGACCTGGAGATTACCGCAGTTTCAGAGAGATAGGGCTGAACAGCATGAGGTTCATGAGCATGCGACGCATCATGGACATATAA
- the LOC144087091 gene encoding gamma-crystallin M3-like translates to MGKIILFEEKNLQGRSYECMSDCADMSSYLSRCQSCRVESGCFIIYERTNFMGNQHLLRRGEYSDFLSMIGLGSGIRSCRLIPIHKGQFRMKIFERENLSGQMNELTDDCENILERLGMNECLSCQVMEGHWLLFEQPNLRGKMLYVRPGEHRSFKEMGMSNTRFMSMRRIIDSC, encoded by the exons ATGGGCAAG ATCATTCTGTTTGAGGAAAAGAACCTCCAGGGTCGCTCCTATGAGTGTATGAGCGACTGCGCCGATATGTCTTCATACCTGAGCAGATGCCAGTCTTGCCGGGTGGAGAGCGGCTGCTTCATAATCTACGAGCGCACCAACTTCATGGGCAACCAGCACCTCCTGAGAAGGGGCGAGTACTCAGACTTCTTGAGTATGATTGGCCTGGGCAGCGGTATTAGGTCGTGTCGCCTCATCCCCATT CACAAAGGTCAGTTTAGGATGAAGATCTTTGAGAGGGAGAACCTAAGCGGTCAGATGAATGAACTGACAGATGACTGCGAGAACATTTTAGAACGCTTGGGCATGAATGAATGCTTGTCCTGCCAAGTGATGGAAGGCCACTGGCTGCTGTTTGAGCAGCCCAACCTCCGTGGCAAAATGCTCTATGTAAGGCCCGGTGAGCACCGAAGCTTCAAGGAGATGGGCATGAGCAACACTCGCTTCATGAGCATGAGACGCATCATCGATTCATGCTGA
- the LOC144087092 gene encoding gamma-crystallin M2-like isoform X2, with translation MGRITFYEERHFQGRFYECVGDCSDMSSYLSRCQSCRVENGCFMVYERPNFMGTQYFMRRGEYADSMSMMGMRDCIRSCRAIPMHRGQFRMKIFERENLSGQSHDLQEDCDDIMDRFRMNDCMSCQVTDGHWLMFEHPQFSGKMMYVRPGDYRSFREIGLNSMRFMSMRRIMDI, from the exons ATGGGCAGG ATCACCTTCTACGAGGAGCGGCACTTCCAGGGGCGTTTCTATGAGTGTGTGGGCGACTGCTCCGACATGTCCTCCTACCTGAGCAGGTGCCAGTCTTGTCGGGTTGAAAATGGCTGTTTTATGGTCTATGAGCGCCCTAACTTCATGGGTACCCAGTACTTCATGAGAAGGGGCGAGTACGCTGATTCCATGAGCATGATGGGCATGAGAGACTGCATCAGGTCTTGTCGCGCAATCCCCATG CACAGAGGCCAGTTTAGGATGAAGATCTTTGAGAGGGAGAACTTGAGCGGCCAGTCCCATGACCTACAGGAGGACTGTGATGATATAATGGACCGCTTCCGCATGAACGACTGCATGTCCTGTCAGGTGACGGATGGGCACTGGCTGATGTTTGAGCATCCCCAGTTCAGTGGAAAGATGATGTATGTGAGACCTGGAGATTACCGCAGTTTCAGAGAGATAGGGCTGAACAGCATGAGGTTCATGAGCATGCGACGCATCATGGACATATAA